The following nucleotide sequence is from Embleya scabrispora.
TTCGCCGACCTCGTCCGGGTCCCGGACGCGCACGTCGACGCCTACACCGACGAACTGCGCGCCGTCATCGCCGACAACGACCTGGACCGGCTGAGCGTGTTCGACCTGCGCGACGTGCTGGGCGACGATCCGACCGGCCGGACCGGCCCTCGCACACACGCGGACAAACGTGCCTGGCTGCACGCGCGCCACGCCCCGACCCTGGCCGAATTGCGGGCCCAAGTCCGGTCCGACGAGGACACGTTGCGGCTGTACCGGGGCATCACCCGGTTCCTGTTCGAGGACACCGCCGACTTCCCCGGCACCCGTTCCGCGCTGCAACGCGACTGCCGCGACCGCGCCTACGGCGTCATCCAGCGCAGCCGGGCCTGGAGCGACCTGATCGCCGAACACCACCCGCGCGCGGTACGCCTGTCCATCCATCCGCAGCGGCGCGGCGCCGACAAGTTCGGGATCCGTCTGCTGGACGCCCCCGACGTATGGGCCACCCCGTGGCATGCAACCGTGCTCCGCCGGCCCGACGGCCCTCCGCGCCTGCTCCACCGCGCGGAGGCCGCGCGCCTGGGCACCCTGATCCACCACGACGGCCGCCCCAGCCACTTCTCCCAGGCGGCCCACTGACAACGGGCTACCCCGCCCGCACCGCATCCCGGTCGGCCAGTGATTCCAGGGTCCGGTAGGCCCGTTCGAGAGACTGCTCGGCGAGCGGCTTCAGGGCGGACATCTGCGGCACGACGGCGGCGAGCGTCAACTCGGCGGGTACGAAGGCGGTCAGGTCGTCGGTGAGGCCGATGGCCCGCAGGACGGCGCGCAGATAGGGCTCCTGGTGGTCCCAGCCCGCGCGCGGCGTGCCCGGGGCGTACGAACCGCCCCGAGGACTGATCACGATCACGGACGTGCCCGCCAGGGGGCCGGGTTCGCCGCCGGGCACCGCCATGGTGGCCGGGGAGACGACCCGGTCCAGCCAGGACTTGATCGTGGACGGGATCGAGTAGTTGTACATCGGCACGCCCATCACCACCGTGCTCGCCGCGCGCAACTCGGCGTTGAGCGCGGTGGTCAGCGCCCATTCGTCCGCCGGCGCGCCGTGTGCGGCGCCCGGGTCGACCAGCGCCTCGCGCACCGCGTGGGTCAGGTGCGGGATCGGCTGGGCGGCCAGGTCCCGGTAGGTGTACGCGCCGCTCGGGTGGCGTTCGCGCCAGCGGGCGGCGAAGTGGGCGGACAGGTCCCGGGATACGGATCCGGTCCGACGCATGCTGGCGTCGAGATGCAGGAGGGAGGGCACGCTCGGCCTCGAATCGTCGCAGTGTCGGTTCGGCACGGTGCCGGAAGCCGTCGCGGGAGGCGATCCGACTCGGGATCGGCCCTGTGCGGCGGCCGGCGAGGACGACCGTAGACATTGACGCCGGCGTGAAGGCAAGCGTGCCCGGCGGGCTCAGACCAGGTGTTCGCCGAGTACGGCGAGTTGGGTCGCCCGGGCCTGCTCGTGCAGGGCGCGGCCCTTGTCGGTGGCGATGACGAAGACGCCCCGGCGGTCGCTCTCGCACATCGCGCGCTGCACCAGGCCGCACTTCTCGAGGCGGGCCACGGCGCGCGAGGACGCGCTCTGGCTCAGGTGCAGATCGACGACGAGATCGTGGATGCGGGACTTGCAGCCCTCCGCGTCGACCAGGCGGTCGAGGACCTCGTACTCACTCATCGTGAGGTCGTGTCGGGCCTGAAGAGCGCGATCGAGTTCGTGCGCCACCCGGCTGTACCGCGACAACAGCTCGCGCCAGCTCTCGATCAGCGGGTCCTTCGTCTTCATTGCGTCACGGTAGCGCCGGCCGCCGTAACATGCAAGCAAATTTATTGCACCCACATTTAATGCGTAGACATTCAATGCGTGCGCATGTACGTTCTTGCCCATGGCTTCAACAGTCGAGACCTACGCGGGACCGTCCTCCCGCGAGCACTCCGTCCCCTCGTCCTCCTCGTCGGCCGAAACACCGTCCGGTTCGCACTGGACCCCCAGACTCTGGGGCGTCCTGGCCGTGCTGTGCCTCGTGCTCTTCCTGGATGGCCTCGATGTCTCGATGGTCGGCGTCGCGCTGCCGTCGATCGGCCACGAACTCGGCCTGTCGGCGACCTCTCTGCAATGGATCGTCAACGGCTACATCCTCGGCTACGGCGGCCTGCTGATGCTCGGCGGTCGCACCGCCGACCTGCTCGGGCGCCGTCGGGTCTTCCTGATCGCCCTCGCCGTCTTCGCCGGCGCCTCGCTGCTCGGCGGCATGGTCGACAGCGGCGGCCTGCTGATCGCCACCCGCTTCATCAAGGGCCTGGCCGCCGCGTTCACCGCGCCCACCGCCCTGTCCATCCTCACCACGACGTTCCCCGAGGGCCCCGCCCGCAACCGGGCGCTGTCCGTCTTCTCCGTCTTCGGCGCCAGCGGCTACTCCTCCGGCCTGATCCTCGGCGGCCTGCTCACCGAGTTCGGCTGGCGCTGGACCTTCCTGATCCCCGTGCCGCTCGCCATCCTGGCGCTGATCGGCGGCTGGTTCCTGATCCCGCGCGACCGTCCCGCCGACTCCGGCGGCCACGACGTGGTCGGCGCGGTCACCCTCAGCGGCGGCATGCTGCTGGCCGTCTACACCGTCGTCTCCGCACCCGAACGGGGCTGGGGCGCACCGCTGACCCTCGGCTCGATAGTCCTGGCCGCCGCCCTGCTCACCGCGTTCGTCCTGGTCGAGAAGCGCATCGCGCACCCGCTCGTGCGGTTCGGCATCCTGCGCGTCGGCACCGTGGTCCGGGCCAACCTGAGCATGGTCGCGCTGATGGGCTCCTACATGAGCTTCCAGTTCATGATGACCCTCTACCTCCAGGACGGGCTGGGCTGGTCCGCGCTGCGGATGGCGCTCGCGCTGCTGCCCGCCGGCCTGGTCGTGGCCTTCGGCTCGCCGTTCACCGGCAAGCTGATCAACCGCTACGGCACCGCGCCGCTGCTGATCGCCTCGATGGCCTCGATGAGCCTCGGCTACGTGTGGTTCCTCGCCACCGCCGGCACCACGCCGAACTACGCGTTGGCGGTGCTGCCCACCATGCTGCTCCTGGGCGGCGGCTTCGCCTTCGGCTTCAGCGCGATCATGGCCCAGGCCACCGAGGGCATCGAGGACTCCGAGCAGGGTCTCGCCTCCGGCCTGGTGCAGACCTCCGGCCAGGTCGGCGCGGCCCTCGTGCTCGCCGTGGTCACCGCGCTGACCACCGGTGCCAAGGCCGGCGACGCCGACTTCGGCTCCTACCGTCCCGGCGCCAACCTCGTCACCGGCGTGGCCGTGGTCGGACTCCTGCTCAACCTGGTCCCGCTGCTCGGCGCCAAGCGTCGCGGCACCGACGCGGACGACTCCATCGCGAACGTCCGGTAGCCCGGACGGCGCGCGGACGGCTCGACATCCGCAACGGCGAGGCGGGTGCCGGCCCCGGATTCGGAACACGAATCCGGGGCCGGCACCCGCCTTTTCCGCTCATCCGGGCGCTACGCGTCCGGATCGATCAGCCCGACCCACGCGCGCCGCAGGTCCGCGAGCGCGACCCGCTCGGCGGGCGCGGCGCCGACGGCGCACAGGGTCCGTGCGTGCGCGTCGGCCAGGGCCACATGCGCGGCGGTCGCGCGCCCGTTGGCGACGGCGTCCTCCCGGGCCTGACGCAGCGCGGATGTGCCCAGGTCCAGCGCGACGGCGACGTCGTACTCCCGCGCGGCCTCCAGGATCGTCACCCACCTCGCGAACACGGCCGGGAAGCCCGGCGGGATGCGCCCGGCCAAGTGCGCGGCCTGCGCGACGAGTTCCCGGCGCCCCCGATCCACGGCCGCGTCCCGCGGCTGCTCGGCGAGCCGCTCCCGGACGTTCGCCAACTCCAGAAGCATCAGTTCCAGCAACCGCTCGTGCCGCTCCCGCAGGAGATACGCGGACCGCGGATAGGCCGCGATCCCGTGCCTTCGGCCCCGTCCGAACACCGCCACGCACCCCACATTGCTCCCTGTGACCGGTCGGCGACAAGCCGATTCGGAAGGATGGCGGGAGTAGCCGGAATGTGCCGATGACCGCCGCCGGCCTTGACCGCGCCCCGACGGGGTGTGAACGTGTCGCTCGCGCGACGAACCCGCCTTCCACCCGGGGAGACCGGATGCATCGCACCACGCTGACCATCGGCTCGTGCCTGGCCCTGGTGATCGCCCTGCTGCTCGGTACCACGCAGAGTTCGAACGCGGACCGCCTCCGATCGACGCCCGCCGCCGCACTGGTGTCCGGGACCGGACACGGTGCGTGGAACGGGCCCGACCCGCTCGCGATCGACACCACGGGCACCGGCGGGTCGTACTCGCTGCGCGACCCGAACCGGTTCAATCTGCTCTGCAAGAGCTACCGCACCGGCAACGTCTACACCAAATCGGTCAACGACTGGGGCGACGGCAACCCGACCAGGCTGGAGACCGCCTGCGTCGACGCCATGTGGGCGGCGCAGAAGCAGTTCGACATGTTCCGCAACTGGCTGGGCCGCAACGGGCAGAACGCGCAGGGCGGGGCGTGGCCGCTGCGTGTGGGCCTGCCCGATGTGGGCCTCTACTGGAATTCGACGAGCAAGACCATCGACATCGGGCATACCGGCCCCACCTACGATACGTGGGTCACCCAGATGGATCTCGTGGGCCGCGAATACGGACACGCCGTCGACGAGACGGCGCCCGGTTGGCCGTTCCGGGATCCGGGACTGGCCGAGGGCTTCGCCGACATCATGGGCACGCTGACCGAGGCGTACGCCAACGAGCCGCTGCCGTACGACGAGCCGGACTACCTGATCGGCGAGAAGGTCAACCTGCTCGGCACGGGGCCGCTGCGCTTCATGTACGACCCCTCGCTCGCGGGCCACGA
It contains:
- a CDS encoding L-tyrosine/L-tryptophan isonitrile synthase family protein, whose protein sequence is MHAIDRRDRPGPTQTAAISAAILELLLPHRRAAERDLDPGRESVADFPEQLDRLADFVARGEPVVFALPGFPCKSPNPAKVLGHLPDEGERLSLAFLDGLCASVAAVHPPGARMLICSDGHVFADLVRVPDAHVDAYTDELRAVIADNDLDRLSVFDLRDVLGDDPTGRTGPRTHADKRAWLHARHAPTLAELRAQVRSDEDTLRLYRGITRFLFEDTADFPGTRSALQRDCRDRAYGVIQRSRAWSDLIAEHHPRAVRLSIHPQRRGADKFGIRLLDAPDVWATPWHATVLRRPDGPPRLLHRAEAARLGTLIHHDGRPSHFSQAAH
- a CDS encoding FMN-dependent NADH-azoreductase, encoding MPSLLHLDASMRRTGSVSRDLSAHFAARWRERHPSGAYTYRDLAAQPIPHLTHAVREALVDPGAAHGAPADEWALTTALNAELRAASTVVMGVPMYNYSIPSTIKSWLDRVVSPATMAVPGGEPGPLAGTSVIVISPRGGSYAPGTPRAGWDHQEPYLRAVLRAIGLTDDLTAFVPAELTLAAVVPQMSALKPLAEQSLERAYRTLESLADRDAVRAG
- a CDS encoding MarR family winged helix-turn-helix transcriptional regulator → MKTKDPLIESWRELLSRYSRVAHELDRALQARHDLTMSEYEVLDRLVDAEGCKSRIHDLVVDLHLSQSASSRAVARLEKCGLVQRAMCESDRRGVFVIATDKGRALHEQARATQLAVLGEHLV
- a CDS encoding MFS transporter, with product MASTVETYAGPSSREHSVPSSSSSAETPSGSHWTPRLWGVLAVLCLVLFLDGLDVSMVGVALPSIGHELGLSATSLQWIVNGYILGYGGLLMLGGRTADLLGRRRVFLIALAVFAGASLLGGMVDSGGLLIATRFIKGLAAAFTAPTALSILTTTFPEGPARNRALSVFSVFGASGYSSGLILGGLLTEFGWRWTFLIPVPLAILALIGGWFLIPRDRPADSGGHDVVGAVTLSGGMLLAVYTVVSAPERGWGAPLTLGSIVLAAALLTAFVLVEKRIAHPLVRFGILRVGTVVRANLSMVALMGSYMSFQFMMTLYLQDGLGWSALRMALALLPAGLVVAFGSPFTGKLINRYGTAPLLIASMASMSLGYVWFLATAGTTPNYALAVLPTMLLLGGGFAFGFSAIMAQATEGIEDSEQGLASGLVQTSGQVGAALVLAVVTALTTGAKAGDADFGSYRPGANLVTGVAVVGLLLNLVPLLGAKRRGTDADDSIANVR
- a CDS encoding M4 family metallopeptidase, whose product is MHRTTLTIGSCLALVIALLLGTTQSSNADRLRSTPAAALVSGTGHGAWNGPDPLAIDTTGTGGSYSLRDPNRFNLLCKSYRTGNVYTKSVNDWGDGNPTRLETACVDAMWAAQKQFDMFRNWLGRNGQNAQGGAWPLRVGLPDVGLYWNSTSKTIDIGHTGPTYDTWVTQMDLVGREYGHAVDETAPGWPFRDPGLAEGFADIMGTLTEAYANEPLPYDEPDYLIGEKVNLLGTGPLRFMYDPSLAGHENCYSSAIPTMEEYRASGVLNHWFYLLAEGSSPGGGKPTSPTCNNSTVTGVGIRMAGKVVHQALQMRVKGTGYGRERLLTLAAAKQLDPTCVVFRATQAAWNAVRVPVGPDPLCP